CACTAATCATTGATACAGCCGCAGCTGCAACAGATGGCGCCAGCCGCAGCATGGCTGATGAGGCCACTGCGAACACACCCATCCCTAGAGGTGAAACGGCAGAAAGATTAAATCTCAGTGCACGTTTTGTTCGAGACGTGATTCAAAGCAGGtaacatttactttttttttgtcattactgCTCTCATGTCACTGTACTGCTTTTGTGGTCTTTCCGAGCAATCAAAACAATTACATTCTTCTATTTTTAGGCAGTCAAGTGACTTATTGCAGGTATGTGTCAATATAATGATCATGTGAATGTGCATATTTTCTAACACTCTTCATTTTTTTCTAACAGGGAGTTGAAGTCTCCTGTGCCATAAAGACTCAAATAAGGTTGGTGGGATTGAGCTGGAATTAAGGTTtatatggtgtttttttaatacatattttaAGGACAATCATTTTTTTAAGGTcttctgtaaacaaaaaaaaataagttcaaTATTCTTCTTTAATAACTGGCCACAACATTAAGTACACAAACTAATAACAGGAATGCTTTAGTTAGTTCCAGGCATAGAGGAACATCACACTAACTCTTTCAAATTCAGCATGTctaaaaaggagtagaaagaagcagagctgatTTAATTATATCCCTTACTTTTGACTCGGCAATTACTGATATTTTACTAAAAAACTAGACCAATTTAATGAAAGTAGAACTATGCAGTGCTGAGAATAAGATACAAAGCTAACATTATTGATACGGTATTTATCATGTGGATTttacaacaactcacaattcaatttgattctacttcttggggtgacgattcaattcaaacAGATTCTTGATTTAACCTGATTCTGAAAGTGATGGCGCTTGTGTCATTCAAGACGTTGGTAGAGGCAGTTGTTCCACTTCTTTTAACTTTGGGTGATGGCGTAACATCTGTCCTCTGTTGTTACGCTTCTATTAGCTGCGGGTGATGGCGTAACACGTGGGCGCTGCTATTTGAAGTGTTCCCAAAGTACTTGATTTCCATTTTACAGTTTTTCCACACTGTCACACCATGTCACACTCTTTTTTACCCAGTAATGTAATCTGTGTAATCAGAAGCGAGCCCAAACATTTTGCCTTCAGTGAAGACGAGGCTgatgttttttaaattataattattattattattattagcaagaTTTAAAGCTAGCTTTGGTTAGCTGCACTTCGGAGCAGCCCCGCTTGCTAGACCAATACAATGTTTACCGATATGTATTAATCTTAATCTTAcccaacaaaaaaatgtaaagatttttttttttttggataaaatcgatttaaaacatttttttagattgatcTAGAATTTTATTTTTGCcattaatcgatttttttccagCACCCCAAATATCTGAtattagattgtgcaggtgtcAATGCTCTCTAAGCTTTATGGCTAACTCACATTTGTCAAACTCAAGGACAAGCCCACCACATAGTTTCATGTGGCCCGTGAATGCTTAGAAATAATGTGGGTAAATAAAGCACTTTGTCTTTCTAACTAAGTGTTATCGTtctttaaattttaacagaaattttttttaaaaacacaggggtgttcaaactttttccagtTAAGACCGCATACCTAAAAACTGAAGGAtgcgggggccactttgatacattttgtcattaaagatactaaaacaGTACAATGTTGGTAAATTTATATATGCTAAAATATctaaacaaaacatccacattttagcTTTGTTACACTGTTGGTAAAATAGTTTAATATCGAACCATAACTCCATTAAGATGTTtaatactttttattattattctttaatacctattattattattccgccaacTAAAACATTTGAGGGCTTTAGAACACTTAAACTTTCCAGATCTTGCAAAAACATTTTACATGTGTTAATAATCATAGGACACACACCATCGGTCGTTTTGTTTGTCAGGTCCCATTCATGGAGGAGATTTGGTTTTGTTCCTTTGATCctttgtttttgttcatttttgtaatgtttttaatCCAGGAGATGTTAAATTTGTCTGTAGAACCTGTCGCgagcaaataaaaaaattagctgcggctgggccgcactttggacaccacttttTTGACATATATTCCATacactttttgttcaaataaaactaaatattcgACTTATAATTCTAATGCAAGTTATCAAAATATGTAGTAGTATAATGAGACGATTGtatattaatatttgtgtatattttcactgttacaagcgtctcacaaagggcagccataactgcgatgtggctctGAATGAAAGGGAGTCTGACACCTCTTTTCTAACTGTTTAGAACGACCAACTGCTTGGTGACGCTGGCGTTGAAGCAGAGCGTGCTGCCATGTTGCAtcctgcaaacactctgcacaGCTGGTACAAATGCATCTGGCATCCACGTGGTGGCAAGGAGAGCAAATCGTTTAAGTGAGTGCCAAATATTGATCCAATAAAATGACCCAAATAATGTTCTTATCTCCAGTTCACACATAACCATTTTATAAATAGCTCTACTGAATCATAACTGCAGCAGTGATCAATTAGAGGAAAACATCTGTATCTATAATTCAACCAATTCAACCTGGTAAGATGCTTTGTGTAAAATGTTACCATTCCAAACTAAGATTATTGAAATTCAAAACAATTTGTGAATGTAATTTCAGTGACGATTCAGAGTTTGGGGCGCCCCCGTGTGGTTCAAGTGAGcatcaataatgcaattttttaaatACTTCATATTTTAATTGACATGCTTCTGACATAAGTAGAGAAAATGTGAACTTGAAACAAAGAAAACTAATATTGTTGCAgatgaaatacatttaaaatacagcTCTCTTAAACAATAGTACCTGAACTGTGACTAGTGAAGACAAATAAGGGTTTTTACCTCCACATACAATTTATAACCATGCTATCACTTCGACAGATATTAATAACTGCAGCTGCTTGTCTTACTGCAATGGGACTGGTGAGTAcaacgtatatttatatatatacagtatatatatatatatatatatatatatatatatatatatatatatatatatatatatatatatatatatatatatatatatatatatatatacaaaagtttgtatatacacacacaatacagtaTGTGATTACCAGACTTTTCTTTTACTTTCCAGATGCATATTACACTTTCGAAATATCATTAAAAAACACAGAGATGAATATCTCCCATCTTTTGTCGCTGGTAAACTCACATGCATATTTTGTAGCCACATAATTGTCATCATCTGTTCCTCAGACTATAAACTTTTGTTTACAGATTTCCCAGTTGAACCAGAGCTGCTCTCCAACAGTAAAGTACTAATCATTGTACAATTTTTACATTtccgttatccatccatccatctattttatactgcttgtccctttttttccgttattttgaGTCTAATCCCAGGACCTTTTTGTTTATAGTGTGTCCTGCTCGTCCACCATTGCTAATGAATACAAGGTAAGCAGCCAGATGTCATATTACATTACCGGTAATCCTGCAGTGACTACTTCGTCATTTCGACTTAGAATGCCACCCTGGACTGTGGACAAGCTGCAGCAAAGTGAGTTGAATTAAATCAtcagtaatccatccatccattttctaccgcttattcccttcggggtcgcgatcACCAAAAACAAAATAATCCAACATTGACATATTTGATACTTTCAGCCCTCAGATGTGCAGAGGGATTTTACACTTGGCTGAAGAAGTTGCTGTCTGTAACGTGTCTGCAGCCATAACAGCTGTGTTGAAGTCCCAGGAGAACATTACGTTTGATGGACGAACAACCAGGGCAGGTATGTTGTAAAAGTGAATGCATTTTCACATGCTCTACTTTACTCTAAATACATGAGGACCATTTAGTAGAAAAGTGTACAAAAAATTTAAACACTAAGTCATTACTGTTCCTCTTTTCCCATGAGAAGACACAGCAAAAATAAGCAATATCAAACCTCAAATTTTGTTTTGAatcgtgtttttgtttttgaatcgTACGAAAACCGAATCAAGTCTTGCCatgagaaataatgtaaatctgaTCCAGACcatcaaaaatattaacacaaacacATTTTATTGAGACTTTTATAGAGACCAATCACATAaattaattgagaagcactgaattACATCATGCATGCTGGTGATTGAAGGCCATTATTTTCACCAAAATCTGACTTTAGTGGTTTGACTTGAGAGGTTCTAATGTTGTTTCAAGACCTCAGTAATGTAGTGTccttggtattattattattattatattgttggtATTTTATGTCTTGCAGCTTTTTGTGGACCTTCAAATTCCAGTGAGAATCTTCTGGACTCCCAGCTGACATGGATCAACACTAACCTCCAACATGCAGACTTTTGCACGGCAGAGGAAGGATCTTCTCCGTTCTTCTTCACTCAAAAAtggtgagaaactttttattgtaGTTTCTCTGACATGTCAAATGTTCTTGCAACATCTGAACTCATTTGCTCTGCAGCCAAGTGGGGAAAAACGTAGTGGTGCAGCTGAAGGAACAATGCGTTCCCATGGCGTCAACCACCGCCGGTCCTAATGTGACAATCGACCAACCAAACACAACTTCATTCCCAGTGAACACGACCACGCCATCTAACGGCACAGCCGCTAATGACGCCGAGAGTCAAGCCAGTGCTCTCCTTGAGCTGACCAATGACGTGTCCAGACTCAATGCCAGTCAGGTAGACCAGCTCGTGTCTCAGCTTGAGGCTCTGCTGTCTGGGCCCAACGTCAGCCTGGCTTTGGCCAACACATCCATCCACATCGTCAGCAACCTGCTGGGCGCCACTCCTGAGATGCTGGCACAATCCTCCGACAGGTTACCTTCGCATCTTCTACTTGGAACTCACTTTAAACACAACATCACAACAATACTTTGATAAAATCCCAGTTGAATCCACAATTCTGCATAACAAAGATAATAATGCTGACAGGAATTCTAGCATTCAAGTTTTGTAACTTAATGTTTGCACCTGTTGCACCGCTGTATTGGCATAATCCAAGGTTACCAAACTTGATTACCAATTTTTATTGGTTCCTTGCAATTTTGCAGTTCACTTACTTCGGTCTCAGCGCATTGcagattttaaagtaccattgagatTTGAGTACCCTTTTcagtttttatgttaaaatgacCTGTTTTAGAGTGTAAAAATCATTTTAAAAGCATAggagggacagcgtggcgaagttggtagagtggctgtgccagcaatcggagtgttgctggttactggggttcaattcttcatcttctaccttcctagtcacgtccgttgtgtccttgggcaagacacttcaccctttgcctctgatggctgctggttagcgccttgcatggcagctcccgccatctgtgtgtgaatgggtaaatgtggaaatactgtcaaagcgctttgagtaccttgaaggtagaaaagcgctatacaagtacaacccatttatttatttatttaagtgtttataagtgtgtgtgaaagCAGTGTGGAGGGCTTATAAAGACCTGAAatgcatgtccatccatccatccatcttcttccgcttatccgaggtcgggtcgcgggggcagcagcttaagcagggaagcccagacttctctctccccagccacttcgtccaactcttcccgggggatcccgaggcgttcccaggccagccgggagacatagtcttcccaacgtgtcttgggtcttccccgtggcctcctaccggtcggacgtgccctaaacacctccctagggaggcgttcgggtggcatcctgaccagatgcccgaaccacctcatctggctcctctcgatgtggaggagcagcggctttactttgagctccccccggatggcagagcttctcaccctatctctaagggagagccccgccacccggcggaggaaactcatttcggccgcttgtacacgtgatcttgtcctttcggtcataacccaaagctcatgaccataggtgaggatgggaacgtagatcgaccggtaaattgagagctttgccttccggctcagctccttcttcaccacaacggatcgatacagcgtccgcattactgaagacgccgcaccgatccgcctgtcgatctcacgatccactcttccctcactcgtgaacaagactccgaggtacttgaactcctccacttggggtagggtctcctctgcaacccggagatggcactccacccttttccgggtgaaatGCATGTAATCATGAAAATCATAAAATAGTGCCACTACTTTACGGAAATGTACTTACCACAGAGGGGTCTGAAGCATAACCCCCGCTAATCGAGTGAACACAAACAGTAATCCGTTAAAAAAGGTTTGACAAAGAACAAATCGTacactttttatttaataattttacaataataatttaaataaataataaacttgtTCCATATacccaaaaatatgaacacaacacacattttatagagaataattacaGCTACAGAAAACCATGCCAAATTCATATAaataacgggacaagcggtagaaaatggattgatggatgaataaatgaggGTTTTACCCTCACTTGTTAGTGACGTGCGAAAGGAAAATGAGAGCCACATTAATGCTACCTATGTACTTCAAGTTTTTTCTTAAATTCAATAGTGTTTGTCACCTTCTTTATTCATTGCTGGCACTTGCAACTTAGTTGGTTTTGCTGTATGATAACCAAGATAGTATCCTGTAAAAACCTGGGGCAAAATGTTGGCATTAAGTTTGATGTTTAAGTCTGTCAGTTTCTAAACACGTTGACtgattttttatttgtttcaaaTTTTCACCAGAATTATTGGAATTGTTGAAACGGTGGGCTTCAAGGTGGTTCTCGAAGGTGAAAGCCAGACTCTCCTAGCGCCTGATTTGGCTTTGTCTGCCCAACCAGTGGATGGGAGTAACTTTCAGGAAGTCTTCTTCTCCATCTCAGACCCCAGCGATGTACAGGTATGACACTTGCCACCTTAGCAACACTTTCTTGTCTCCTGCTTCTCATTTGAGCAAAATGGCAACACATTGTAGCCAAGTCCTAACTGGACTGGGGACTCCTTCATGCTCAATGACAAAAAAAGCTTcatgaggtagtcacctgaaatggttttcatttcacaggtgtgcttgaacctcatcgagagaatgctaagagtgtgcaaagcagtaatcagagcaaaggatggctattttgaagaaactagaatataaaacatgttttcagttatttcaccttttttttgttaagtacataactccacatgtgttcattcatagttttgatgttttcagtgacaatctacaatgtaaatagtcatgaaaataaaggaaacacATTGAAAGAGGTGTGgccaaatttttggcctgtactgtatatatatatatatatatatatatatatacaaaaaaattattgcTTTGGTTTTTGCCTGAGACCAGGGGTCTTGGGctggaaaaggttggtgaccactgtcgtaaagcaagaaaaaactcaacctctggtgatataatgtgttttttattatgtgtgttgcATTTGTCTGTTTCAGGTACGAGGAGATTTTGGCCTGAGAAGGAATGTGAGGAACGACTCGTCCATCCCTCAGGGTTCCGTCACGCTGCCCCCCTCTCTGACACAAAATCTCACCTTCGAAgagcagcagctggtctccagagTCCACTTCAACTTCTACCAGAAAAGCACCGTATTTCAGGTGTAGTGCCATCTTTTCTATTCAGTGTCATTTTCCTACCGACTGCTTCCCATTTTAAATCAACTTTATTCATGCTGATTTACTTCCACATTGATGTCATTGTTTTATGTCAACGGTCGCGCAGGACAGATCTTTAGGAACACGTCGACTCATCAGCGGCATCCTGGGCGCCAGTGTGGCAAACATTACGGTAACGGGCTTACAGGACGATGTCGTGATTCGCCTGAGGAACACTCAGCCCATTCCTGTGAGTGTTTTTGCTGAAAACCATAAACATCTGCTGCAAAATAGATTGTGGCCTCTGGCAAACTGGGATTATTATCACCCCAATAAAACAACCTTTTAACACCAGATGTTGTCCCTCCCCAAACTACAGGCTAATTATGTGGCTTCGTGCGTCTTCTGGGACTTTGCATTAAATGGTGAGtgtccatttgaaaatgtcaccATGACATGAGAAGCATGAAACAACAGATTGTTCTCCATTGGCAGAAGCATCCGGTGGTTGGAACACAAACGGCTGTCGTGTCCAAAGCAGCACAGACAATTTGACAGTTTGTGGCTGCAATCATCTCACCAGCTTTGCAATCCTGCTGGTAagatttacaacaaaaataagaacacTCACATCCTCCACTATTGTCATTTTCAGGTTTTTTATCTTTtgattttgaaattgtatttaaattactgCCCTCTAGTGGTTCAATTTAATGATTTTTTGATGCAGTTGCTGTACTGAATCTCTTATACCTTTTGTTGTGGCTGTTGAGTATATACAAAGtaaatacagtataaatacaaTACATGTGTACAGGACCTGGCCAGGCAGCCTCTAACCAGTCGAGTCCAGGCCACCATCCTGACCTTCATTACATACATTGGCTGTGGGATCTCCGCCATTTTTCTGTCCTTCACGCTCCTCACATACTTGGCCTTTGGGTAcgacacactactactactactactacaacactGGAACCTTGATTACgaacctaattggttcttgatCATGGTTCGAAAATCGAAAAGTGTGTACACTGAAACAAatatctccataagaaacaacgtcaatatgacaaaagtccatattttagtaaaagtttgtacactttgaacacaatatcaaGTTCTACGCAGTACTGCATATCAAACGTAATAAGGGTGTGAtgaatcaactttctatttattaacaagccaaaacaagaaGTAGCTGCAGTTTTCTGTATGCACTGTTCTGCCAACATGTCACAcgcacagaagtccctttggtgccctcacaagtgatcagaaatcacaaaaacccttaattttaacaaccatattgctacaataataaaaaagtaaaatccacacacatcagtgcttctcaattatttgctTCCCTCCCCGGTAGAAGAACTTATGTCACTCCCCCCCACTTTCCAtcatgactataaatagtatacttTGTCTATAAAATAGTTATAAGTACACCacagcataacattgtatccttaacattaaagaaaacaacacactGGACCTTCTTTGTCTCACACTGCAGTCTCAGTGAAGCCAGGCGCTACAAACACTTCGTCatacaaaaaaaagcatgttccctgtGGTCACACGAAGGTATATTtggcttccgccatcagtgtgtgaatgtgatgtataatgGGGGAGGGCGTGGCATGGTTGGGAGAGtgcccgtgccagcaacctgagggttcctggttcgatccccagcttctaccaacctagtcacgtccgttgtgttcttgagcaagacacttcacccttgctcctgatgggttgtggttagggctttgcatggcagctcccaccatcagtgtgtgaatgggtgaatgtggaaatagtgtcaaagcgctttgagtaccttaaaggtagaaagaaaagcgctatacaagtataacccatttaacattTATAACCCATAATGTTCCAGGTCGAGTAAaatgctatataaatacagaccatttaccattttagatTAAAGTTATTTAATCGGAAAGGGGTtcataaatggaggttccactgtactactATATACATTATAGTAGGTTCACTGACATTTACTGTCCAACAACTTTGCAGCAAACTGCGTAAGGACATCCCTTCCAAAATCCTGATCCAGCTGTGTCTGGCTCTCCTGCTGCTCAACCTGGTCTTCCTGGTGGACGCCTGGCTGGCTCTGTACAAGGACACCTTGGGTCTCTGCATCTCCACCGCTTGGTTCCTTCACTACTTCCTGCTGGTGGCCTTCACCTGGATGGGCCTGGAGGCGGTGCACATGTACCTGGCCATCGTCAAGGTCTTCAACACGCACATCTCTCGCTACATGCTCAAGTTCTCTGTGGCGGGCTGGGGCATCCCCATGATCGTGGTCATCGTGGTCATCGCCGTGGACAAGGACAATTACGGCCAGGTGTCCTATGGGAGGTATTCTGACGGCACAACCGACGACTTGTGAGTTTGCCGCCTAATGACGTCTCGTACGAACATCCGCCTATGAAACGCGTTTGTCTCCCGCAGCTGCTGGCTGAGAAACGACGTCGCCTTCTACGTGGCGGTGGTGGCCTACTATTGCGTCATCTTCCTCTTCAACTTCACCATGCTGGTCGTGGTGCTGGTGCAGCTGTGCCGCATGAAGCGGGACAACCCGCACAACTCTCAGCACCGCACCACAGGCCAGGACGTACGCAGCGTGGTGGGCATCACCTTCCTGCTCGGCCTCACTTGGGGCTTCGCATTCTTTGCGTGGGGGCCCGTCAACCTGCCTTTCATGTACCTCTTTGCCATATGTAACTCCTTCCAAGGTGAGCCCCACACTCGATGCAACCTACGCTTTCTACTCAACAACCAAGTCATCTTTCTTTGCTGCAGGGTTCTTTATATTCGTGTTCCACTGTGCGGCAAAGGACACAGTGAGGAGACAATGGCGGACTTACCTCTGTTGTGGAAAATTGAGACTGGCAGAGAACTCGGGTGCGTGTCTGACGTTGTCTTGGGACATTTGATAGTCATAatcttcaaagccaaacaggacatgaaAGTCCTTAAATTTTTGAAGGGCataaaaactgaatacatttttattgcaacaCATTTCTCAAACTGCAGTCCGAAACATTTTAATTTTGGGAGGGTTTTGGACCGTTTTAAAATCCTTAATGTCAGACATGTTTAAATGAATGAAGTAACTCATGGTGTACAAATTTAAAACTCTGACATAATTTCATCAAAAGGcttacaaagggttaaaaaacaaCTAAACCTTACACGTTTGGTATTTTTATTTAGGgctgaagttgattgagagatttgagccAAAAAAGTACAAGTCTTAGAAAAATGTAGGACTTAAGTGTTGTTTGGCTTTGGGGTATTGTTACGTTTGTGCATTGTAggggtagttgtgaccccaagatgtagGGGACAGCGCCTggcatgcaggtaaaaatattCATAAACAAAGAGTGCAGCAGGAAAGTGCACAGAAAGCATAGGGACAGCTATGCAGAACCTAAGCTACAAAGCACTAACCATGAATGGGAAGCATGGCAAAGCAATTACAAACACAAAGCAAACCAACACGAAACAATGTTCCAGCAGCAAGAGGCAGGTGAAGATGGCACAAAAACCCTCTTAATTAGCAATCAGGGACAAGTGAGTCCACTCATCGGCCACTAATCAAGAGCAGTAAGGGAATCAGTGCTCAGAGGCAGGGAATAAAGTCATTGCAAGccagcatatatacacacacacacacacacaacaggaaGTCAAAACTAGAATAAGAGCGCTAGACAGGAACTAGAACACCAAACATACAGACCAAAACAAGGTATGACAGGTCATGACAATTGTCTGCCGGTGTATCGTACACCTACTAATTAATTGAACATTGCTGTTTAaaaattaaacataaaaataaatcatgtacaaTGGAGGAACAAAACAATAATGATGGTCAAAAAtactcaaagaaaaaaaaagccagcCTTTGTCCCCTGAGGgtgaaataaaaataacaaaattccAGTTGGAAGTTGCACCATTAACATGGGTTAATTCTGGCTCACTTAACTTACATGTTGAAGAATGGAGTCGCACGGCAACACAGAAAACGGGCAAGAAGATGTCTGTGACCAGAGTCCCGTCTCTGCCGTCCTCCACTCCGTCCAACAGCTCGTCCGCTTTCCTCAGTCACAACCTGGAGCAGACTCCAGGCATAGGTGAGCAAAAACAGGTGGCCAAGGTATCACCACGGTCCTCGGGGCAATGTAAACGTTACTTACTGTAACAACTTAACTGTGGTATTGTGTTACAGGAAGCCCGTTCGACGACGCAATCATTACCGCTGACGAACAACCCAGCACTGTCATCCTTGACTAGTTCAACATGGAGTCCAGGACTGAACATTGAAATGTTCTGTTTGTTCCTTCACTGTCTCATGACTGATGTGTAACCACAAAATCCCTTTGAACTTTTAGCAAGGATAAAAGAGCAGACTCATAAAATCTGTTTTGCTCAATTGTGAACAAAGTGGCGAGTGTTTACACTGCAGTATTTtttattgcacacacacacaatgacttTTTTTGGACTGGTGCATGATACAAATAGTTTTATTTTGTACTCGCTTTGGATACAATTCCATGTAAATAAACACATGCAGTAAATAGACTTCCTGTTCTTTAATTACAACAAGAAGGCCAATGCAAGCATTTCATTTTGAAGCCTGATCTATGACATTTCCCATTGTTGCTACTTTTTAATCTTTGAGGCATTCATGTCATAATTGGTCTTTATGATGCTTCTTTTAAACGTACAAAGGGTTTTTCTATATTTCTTCCTACATTTCTTCCCCTCTcccacaaaaaaaaatccatcacaCAAAACCACTTGAATTACGAATTgtcacaaaatgaaaaaaaaggggGACAATATATCATTTTTGTGGAACTTAAAGGGAATAAATACCGGTACATGTAACCGAGTAAACGTGTAAACGTGCTGCGTAAGCTACATTCAGGGTCCTTCACATGAGTGAGTGATGCATGATCAGGAGAAAAGCCAATGTTACTAATAATAAAACATGACATAAAAATAGCACAAGGGTGGAATTAAACTGGTGGAATCGTTTCCCTTTTAGAACATCT
This Entelurus aequoreus isolate RoL-2023_Sb linkage group LG05, RoL_Eaeq_v1.1, whole genome shotgun sequence DNA region includes the following protein-coding sequences:
- the LOC133649958 gene encoding mucin-5AC-like, with product MLMKSFFSGSSCTDLFTSFVRVKKTSSHWAKTFPLLLLAGLASCNQTSVTSPIVTSAVYYIVDIAVDVTGPTKNESEITSWLQQVFQNQLESCLFPNIGNNQTATPTTMPSTSANGTTTLSQNQSTNAATTNATQSNFSTTLQINTTAATTTLPSNTTTAATTTLPGNTTTAVTTTLPGNTTTAATTTLPSNTTTVATTTLPSNTTTVATTALPSNTTTVATTALPSNTTTVATTALPGNTTTAVTTALPGNTTIAATTAFPGNTTIAATTTLPSNITAVTTTMPVNQTTAIQNMTTGLTTIRNSTTATTIQSNTNIAATTIQNRTIAFNPTQNNTPTNPTIAQNNPITPSLLLQNNQVIIAIPSSLIIDTAAAATDGASRSMADEATANTPIPRGETAERLNLSARFVRDVIQSRQSSDLLQGVEVSCAIKTQIRTTNCLVTLALKQSVLPCCILQTLCTAGTNASGIHVVARRANRLTLLNHNCSSDQLEENICIYNSTNSTCDDSEFGAPPCGSNINNCSCLSYCNGTDAYYTFEISLKNTEMNISHLLSLISQLNQSCSPTDLFVYSVSCSSTIANEYKNATLDCGQAAANPQMCRGILHLAEEVAVCNVSAAITAVLKSQENITFDGRTTRAAFCGPSNSSENLLDSQLTWINTNLQHADFCTAEEGSSPFFFTQKCQVGKNVVVQLKEQCVPMASTTAGPNVTIDQPNTTSFPVNTTTPSNGTAANDAESQASALLELTNDVSRLNASQVDQLVSQLEALLSGPNVSLALANTSIHIVSNLLGATPEMLAQSSDRIIGIVETVGFKVVLEGESQTLLAPDLALSAQPVDGSNFQEVFFSISDPSDVQVRGDFGLRRNVRNDSSIPQGSVTLPPSLTQNLTFEEQQLVSRVHFNFYQKSTVFQDRSLGTRRLISGILGASVANITVTGLQDDVVIRLRNTQPIPANYVASCVFWDFALNEASGGWNTNGCRVQSSTDNLTVCGCNHLTSFAILLDLARQPLTSRVQATILTFITYIGCGISAIFLSFTLLTYLAFGKLRKDIPSKILIQLCLALLLLNLVFLVDAWLALYKDTLGLCISTAWFLHYFLLVAFTWMGLEAVHMYLAIVKVFNTHISRYMLKFSVAGWGIPMIVVIVVIAVDKDNYGQVSYGRYSDGTTDDFCWLRNDVAFYVAVVAYYCVIFLFNFTMLVVVLVQLCRMKRDNPHNSQHRTTGQDVRSVVGITFLLGLTWGFAFFAWGPVNLPFMYLFAICNSFQGFFIFVFHCAAKDTVRRQWRTYLCCGKLRLAENSEWSRTATQKTGKKMSVTRVPSLPSSTPSNSSSAFLSHNLEQTPGIGSPFDDAIITADEQPSTVILD